Proteins from one Silurus meridionalis isolate SWU-2019-XX chromosome 3, ASM1480568v1, whole genome shotgun sequence genomic window:
- the vgll3 gene encoding transcription cofactor vestigial-like protein 3 isoform X2, producing MSCLDVMYQNYGAHHYLPATAAAAYKAAYYHHHQQQQKKFNAYSRMQDFVELPAHCAHSKQAEKPRPEAELQRDDDERCSEEEVRAKDSQPAETEYLSSRCVLFTYFRGDIGDVVDEHFSRALSQTSAFSNDTKSIKLASGGLWKDTASLCDGQSGSLPTSLWNSSYPSQTNSCIPSVHSDFPAAAAFHTADTGIWSGHSLTQPGLPPHSALSDSWPYGLSGQSSTGHHHVHDMYPHMHPRHHHPHAHAHPMLHHSHSSALDHRFSALLLPGMRASSSPSSSNTEGIKTELEPAASSWPTTFHGSVDIYDTVEQDKAKASVWF from the exons ATGAGCTGCCTGGATGTTATGTATCAAAATTATGGAGCTCATCATTACTTGCCAGCGACCGCTGCAGCAGCTTATAAAGCAGCATAttaccatcaccatcaacaGCAGCAG AAAAAGTTCAATGCATATAGCAGGATGCAGGACTTTGTTGAATTGCCTGCGCACTGCGCCCACAGTAAACAAGCTGAGAAGCCCAGACCAGAGGCTGAGTTGCAAAGAGATGATGATGAGCGGTGTAGTGAGGAGGAGGTGAGAGCTAAGGATTCACAACCAGCTGAGACAGAGTACTTGAGCTCCAGGTGTGTGCTCTTCACATATTTCCGTGGGGACATTGGTGATGTGGTGGACGAGCACTTCTCCCGTGCCCTCAGCCAAACTAGTGCCTTCAGTAATGACACCAAGAGCATTAAGCTGGCATCTGGAGGACTTTGGAAAG ACACCGCTTCTCTCTGCGATGGTCAAAGTGGTTCTTTGCCCACATCGTTATGGAACAGTAGTTACCCATCTCAGACCAACTCCTGCATCCCCTCCGTTCATAGTGATTTTCCTGCAGCTGCTGCCTTCCACACAGCAGACACTGGAATTTGGAGTGGCCATAGCCTGACCCAGCCTGGCCTGCCCCCTCATTCAGCTCTCAGTGACTCATGGCCCTATGGCCTGAGTGGCCAAAGCAGCACCGGGCACCATCATGTCCATGACATGTACCCTCATATGCACCCACGCCACCATCATCCCCACGCTCATGCCCATCCCATGCTCCATCACAGCCACAGCAGTGCTCTGGACCATCGCTTCAGCGCCCTTCTGTTGCCAGGCATGAGGGCATCGAGTAGCCCTTCCTCTTCTAATACAGAAGGAATCAAGACAGAGCTGGAGCCTGCGGCTTCTAGCTGGCCAACAACCTTCCATGGTTCTGTAGATATATATGACACAG TGGAACAGGACAAAGCGAAAGCCAGTGTCTGGTTTTGA
- the vgll3 gene encoding transcription cofactor vestigial-like protein 3 isoform X1, translating into MSCLDVMYQNYGAHHYLPATAAAAYKAAYYHHHQQQQKKFNAYSRMQDFVELPAHCAHSKQAEKPRPEAELQRDDDERCSEEEVRAKDSQPAETEYLSSRCVLFTYFRGDIGDVVDEHFSRALSQTSAFSNDTKSIKLASGGLWKDTASLCDGQSGSLPTSLWNSSYPSQTNSCIPSVHSDFPAAAAFHTADTGIWSGHSLTQPGLPPHSALSDSWPYGLSGQSSTGHHHVHDMYPHMHPRHHHPHAHAHPMLHHSHSSALDHRFSALLLPGMRASSSPSSSNTEGIKTELEPAASSWPTTFHGSVDIYDTAVEQDKAKASVWF; encoded by the exons ATGAGCTGCCTGGATGTTATGTATCAAAATTATGGAGCTCATCATTACTTGCCAGCGACCGCTGCAGCAGCTTATAAAGCAGCATAttaccatcaccatcaacaGCAGCAG AAAAAGTTCAATGCATATAGCAGGATGCAGGACTTTGTTGAATTGCCTGCGCACTGCGCCCACAGTAAACAAGCTGAGAAGCCCAGACCAGAGGCTGAGTTGCAAAGAGATGATGATGAGCGGTGTAGTGAGGAGGAGGTGAGAGCTAAGGATTCACAACCAGCTGAGACAGAGTACTTGAGCTCCAGGTGTGTGCTCTTCACATATTTCCGTGGGGACATTGGTGATGTGGTGGACGAGCACTTCTCCCGTGCCCTCAGCCAAACTAGTGCCTTCAGTAATGACACCAAGAGCATTAAGCTGGCATCTGGAGGACTTTGGAAAG ACACCGCTTCTCTCTGCGATGGTCAAAGTGGTTCTTTGCCCACATCGTTATGGAACAGTAGTTACCCATCTCAGACCAACTCCTGCATCCCCTCCGTTCATAGTGATTTTCCTGCAGCTGCTGCCTTCCACACAGCAGACACTGGAATTTGGAGTGGCCATAGCCTGACCCAGCCTGGCCTGCCCCCTCATTCAGCTCTCAGTGACTCATGGCCCTATGGCCTGAGTGGCCAAAGCAGCACCGGGCACCATCATGTCCATGACATGTACCCTCATATGCACCCACGCCACCATCATCCCCACGCTCATGCCCATCCCATGCTCCATCACAGCCACAGCAGTGCTCTGGACCATCGCTTCAGCGCCCTTCTGTTGCCAGGCATGAGGGCATCGAGTAGCCCTTCCTCTTCTAATACAGAAGGAATCAAGACAGAGCTGGAGCCTGCGGCTTCTAGCTGGCCAACAACCTTCCATGGTTCTGTAGATATATATGACACAG CAGTGGAACAGGACAAAGCGAAAGCCAGTGTCTGGTTTTGA